One stretch of Arachis hypogaea cultivar Tifrunner chromosome 20, arahy.Tifrunner.gnm2.J5K5, whole genome shotgun sequence DNA includes these proteins:
- the LOC112785146 gene encoding probable galacturonosyltransferase 9, which produces MAVAVRGTRGGSSFRSFFSFRIFISAMFFLLFVATLSVLFTTNPSTTPDESTLPTTGNAYVHRTFLALKSDPLRTRVDLIHQQARDHITLVNAYAAYARKLKLDISKQLKMFDELAQNFSDISLRPTYRASLFDTDGPIDEDVLRQFEKEVKDRVKIARMMIVEAKENYDNQLKIQKLKDTIFAVHESLNKAKKNGALASLISARSVPKSLHCLAMRLMGEQISNPEKYRDEGPKPEFEDPSLYHYAIFSDNVIAVSVVVRSVVKNAAEPWKHVFHVVSNRMNVAAMKVWFKMRPVEGGAYLEVKAVEEFTFLNSSYVPVLKQRDLANLQKSNQAENTTNDMKTSNKYLSMLDYLRFYLPEMYPKLHKILLLDDDVVVQKDLTGLWKIDLDGKVNGAVEICFGSFHRFSHYLNFSHPSIKDNFNPKACAWSYGVNIFNLDTWRREKCTDNYHHWQSMNEDQTLWKSGTLAPGLITFYSTTKSLDKSWHVLGLGYNPSISMDEINNAAVIHYNGNMKPWLDIALNQYKNLWTKYVDNDMEFVQMCNFGL; this is translated from the exons ATGGCGGTTGCGGTGAGAGGAACCAGAGGTGGATCTAGCTTCCGAAGCTTCTTCTCCTTCCGGATCTTCATCTCTGCAATGTTCTTTCTCCTCTTCGTTGCAACTCTTTCAGTTCTCTTCACCACCAATCCCTCCACAACACCTGATGAGTCT ACTCTTCCCACGACTGGTAATGCATATGTGCATAGAACGTTTTTGGCATTGAAATCTGACCCTCTTAGGACCAGAGTGGATTTGATACACCAGCAAGCTAGAGATCACATAACCCTAGTGAATGCCTATGCTGCTTATGCAAGGAAGCTCAAGCTTGACATTTCTAAGCAGTTGAAGATGTTCGATGAATTGGCGCAGAATTTCTCGGATATTTCCTTGAGGCCGACATACCGAGCTTCGCTGTTTGATACGGATGGTCCTATTGATGAGGATGTGTTGAGGCAGTTTGAGAAAGAGGTTAAGGATAGAGTGAAGATTGCACGGATGATGATTGTTGAGGCGAAGGAGAATTATGATAATCAGTTGAAGATTCAGAAGTTGAAGGATACTATATTTGCGGTTCACGAGTCGCTTAACAAGGCCAAGAAGAATGGGGCCTTGGCCAGCTTGATATCTGCCAGATCGGTTCCCAAGAGCTTGCATTGTTTGGCAATGAGATTAATGGGAGAGCAGATTTCAAATCCGGAGAAATATCGGGATGAGGGTCCTAAGCCGGAGTTTGAAGATCCCAGTTTGTATCATTATGCAATATTTTCAGATAATGTGATAGCTGTCTCAGTGGTGGTGAGATCGGTGGTGAAGAATGCAGCAGAGCCATGGAAGCATGTTTTTCATGTAGTATCGAACAGGATGAATGTTGCGGCGATGAAGGTGTGGTTTAAGATGAGGCCAGTAGAAGGAGGAGCATATTTGGAGGTGAAAGCCGTAGAAGAATTCACTTTCTTAAATTCATCATATGTCCCTGTGTTGAAGCAGCGAGACTTAGCAAACTTGCAGAAGTCTAATCAAGCTGAAAACACAACAAATGACATGAAAACTAGCAATAAGTACCTGTCCATGTTGGATTACCTTCGGTTTTATTTGCCGGAGATGTACCCTAAATTGCATAAAATCTTACTTTTGGATGATGATGTTGTGGTTCAAAAAGACTTGACAGGTTTGTGGAAGATCGATTTGGATGGGAAGGTGAATGGTGCCGTAGAGATCTGTTTTGGCTCTTTCCACCGATTCTCTCATTACTTAAATTTCTCTCATCCTTCAATCAAGGATAACTTCAATCCAAAAGCTTGTGCTTGGTCCTATGGTGTGAATATATTCAATCTTGATACTTGGAGGCGTGAAAAATGCACGGATAATTACCATCACTGGCAAAGCATG AATGAGGACCAAACTTTATGGAAATCAGGGACCCTTGCGCCTGGTTTGATCACCTTCTACTCCACAACCAAGTCATTGGACAAATCCTGGCATGTGCTAGGGCTAGGATACAATCCTAGTATCAGCATGGACGAGATCAACAATGCGGCTGTCATCCATTACAatggaaacatgaaaccatggcTCGACATTGCTTTGAATCAATACAAGAATCTCTGGACTAAATATGTTGACAATGACATGGAGTTTGTGCAGATGTGTAATTTTGGCCTGTAA
- the LOC112786827 gene encoding uncharacterized protein, which translates to MQEEPREVVTSFNYLLPNNNINNTNPSPYPLNNYTTIQNNNNYTPTTRFCNQIYANFPNYPHHHQQMFSSDFSPQSSYSYISMSSNSTSDEAEEQQLSLINERKHRRMISNRESARRSRMRKQRHLDELWSQVVWLRNENHQLMDKLNHVSECHEQVLQQNAQLKEEASELRQMLSDMKIHSPNHLPPPPPPLLEQDVPNSCASNQSLSSSMDLVA; encoded by the coding sequence ATGCAAGAAGAACCCAGAGAAGTTGTTACAAGCTTCAATTATTTACTcccaaataataatattaataacacAAACCCATCTCCATACCCTCTTAATAACTACACTACAATTCAAAACAATAACAACTACACTCCCACAACAAGATTTTGCAACCAAATATACGCGAATTTCCCAAATTACCCTCACCACCACCAACAAATGTTCTCCTCCGATTTCAGTCCTCAGTCGTCCTACTCATACATAAGCATGAGTAGTAATTCGACTTCGGACGAAGCGGAGGAGCAGCAACTGAGCCTCATCAACGAGAGGAAGCACCGGAGGATGATATCGAACCGCGAGTCGGCTCGAAGATCGAGGATGAGAAAGCAAAGGCACCTTGATGAGCTGTGGTCACAAGTTGTTTGGCTGAGGAACGAGAACCACCAGCTGATGGACAAGCTCAACCATGTCTCGGAGTGCCATGAACAAGTTCTTCAACAGAATGCTCAGCTCAAAGAAGAAGCTTCCGAGCTTCGACAGATGCTTAGTGACATGAAGATTCATAGCCCTaatcatcttcctcctcctcctcctccattaCTGGAACAAGATGTTCCTAATTCTTGTGCCTCAAACCAATCTCTTTCGAGTTCTATGGACCTTGTTGCTTGA
- the LOC112786509 gene encoding uncharacterized protein has translation MMQAEALPAEVTSYSFTRAIWKGFVPPRIELLSWFVLIGRVNTKNRLRRLRVIDQHDTLCVLCSKSEETVFHLFLGCDITWQVWCAWLHAFGRSWCPPGNLKEHFESWINMAIWKVERKRWFLGFFAVIWTIWLERNSRLFRNHSSSMREIINKSFASAEEWIGGEPFGC, from the coding sequence ATGATGCAAGCGGAAGCCCTTCCGGCTGAAGTTACAAGTTATAGTTTCACGCGGGCCATTTGGAAAGGGTTCGTCCCTCCAAGGATCGAGCTCTTGTCTTGGTTTGTGTTGATTGGAAGGGTGAACACTAAGAACCGGTTGCGTAGACTACGTGTTATTGATCAGCATGATACGCTGTGTGTGCTGTGCTCCAAGTCTGAGGAAACTGTGTTCCATTTGTttcttggctgtgatatcacctggcaggtgtggtgtgcttggctgCATGCGTTTGGTAGGAGTTGGTGCCCTCCCGGTAATCTTAAGGAGCACTTCGAAAGCTGGATAAACATGGCAATATGGAAGGTGGAGAGAAAGAGGTGGTTCCTTGGATTCTTTGCTGTTATCTGGACAATCTGGTTAGAAAGGAATAGCAGGCTGTTTCGAAATCACAGCTCAAGTATGCGGGAAATTATAAACAAGTCATTTGCGTCTGCAGAGGAATGGATTGGCGGTGAACCCTTTGGTTGTTGA